The Coregonus clupeaformis isolate EN_2021a chromosome 6, ASM2061545v1, whole genome shotgun sequence genome has a segment encoding these proteins:
- the LOC121568405 gene encoding C5a anaphylatoxin chemotactic receptor 1 has protein sequence MDDLCSMFTDEEMSLLNITDCEFVMLEDLDPVLGPRHLSALVFYGLVFLLGVPGNALVVWVIGFRMPRSVTSLWFLNLALADLLCCLSLPLHMVPLAMDQHWPFGPVACKLLKGLIYMVMYCSVLLLVLISLDRWLLVSRPVWCQNWRRPHKATWVCVGLWLLALLGSIPQFVNVKEVQLSTSKSECLGSYTIVSSWAIITLRFLVGFVLPFVTIVVCHWVVYSRARQGSEVGSGRVSEVRTRRTLRVIVAVSLSFFLCWVPLHMLDFLVLLTPRHSSHSANVQLAHTLALCLAYCNSCLNPLLYVCLGRGFKQSINRSLRSMFNFATEEPVPRQSMSKSTSERTQENIM, from the coding sequence ATGGATGATTTGTGCTCGATGTTCACTGATGAGGAGATGAGCCTCCTGAACATCACTGACTGTGAATTTGTCATGCTTGAGGACCTTGATCCTGTGCTGGGGCCCCGTCACCTGTCCGCCCTGGTGTTCTATGGCTTGGTCTTCCTGCTGGGGGTCCCGGGCAACGCTCTGGTGGTGTGGGTGATTGGCTTCCGCATGCCGCGCTCCGTCACCTCTCTGTGGTTCCTCAACCTGGCCCTAGCTGATCTGCTGTGCTGCCTGTCCCTGCCCCTCCACATGGTGCCCTTGGCCATGGACCAGCACTGGCCCTTTGGCCCTGTGGCCTGCAAGCTGCTCAAGGGCCTCATCTACATGGTCATGTACTGTAGCGTGCTGCTGCTGGTACTCATCAGCCTGGACCGCTGGCTGCTGGTCAGCCGTCCCGTGTGGTGCCAGAACTGGAGGAGGCCTCACAAGGCCACCTGGGTATGTGTCGGGTTGTGGCTCCTGGCCCTGCTGGGCAGCATCCCCCAGTTTGTCAACGTGAAGGAGGTCCAGTTAAGCACCAGTAAGTCAGAGTGCCTGGGATCTTACACTATAGTTAGCAGCTGGGCTATAATCACACTACGCTTCCTGGTGGGTTTCGTGCTGCCATTCGTCACCATCGTGGTGTGTCATTGGGTTGTGTATAGCAGGGCCAGGCAGGGGTCTGAGGTGGGGTCTGGGAGGGTGAGTGAGGTGCGCACCAGACGCACCTTGAGGGTCATTGTTGCTGTGTCGCTGAGCTTCTTCCTGTGCTGGGTTCCACTGCACATGCTGGACTTCCTGGTTCTATTGACCCCCCGGCACTCATCACACAGCGCCAACGTACAGCTGGCCCACACCCTGGCCCTCTGTCTGGCCTACTGTAACAGCTGCCTCAACCCTCTGCTCTATGTGTGTCTGGGACGAGGCTTTAAGCAGAGTATCAATCGCTCCCTGCGCAGTATGTTCAATTTTGCCACTGAGGAGCCGGTACCCAGACAGAGCATGTCCAAGAGCACATCAGAAAGAACCCAGGAGAATATTATGTAa